The genomic window AAAAGCCCGGGTAAGATCGGAAACATAATATTGGAGGGTCTATTTTTGGATTTTGGAATTTCAACATTGGCTTTACATCCAGCACCACCTGATGTCACTTTAGAATACATAGAAGGACTCGGGATCAACTATTGTGAGATAATCAATGAATACCCACTAGATAGGATAGAGGAGGATTTAACAGGCTCATACTCCCTCCAATATATAGTACATGCTCCAATTTCCGATGTTAACATAGCCTCCCCCAACAATAGGATAAGAAGATCATCAATAATGGAGATAAAATCTTCACTGGATTTGGCAGCGCGCCTAGACTCGGATAAGCTAATATTACACCCGGGTAGTGTACCATTCCTTGCAAGAGTATACAAAGACAGAATATTAGAATATAATCTTGGATCCCTCAAAGAACTTAAAGAGTATGCTGATGATCTAGGCGTGACACTCTGCCTCGAAAACATGCCAAAAATGGAAAAATACCTTTACAGTAACTTAAAG from Methanothermobacter sp. includes these protein-coding regions:
- a CDS encoding sugar phosphate isomerase/epimerase; translation: MDFGISTLALHPAPPDVTLEYIEGLGINYCEIINEYPLDRIEEDLTGSYSLQYIVHAPISDVNIASPNNRIRRSSIMEIKSSLDLAARLDSDKLILHPGSVPFLARVYKDRILEYNLGSLKELKEYADDLGVTLCLENMPKMEKYLYSNLKELQRIVEELGIMATFDIGHAHTMGYTTTDIKMELIGHVHLSDNNGLEDSHNALGTGSINFPKVFENLKGYDGILTIEVKSKEELIESLTFLEKLNLL